The Besnoitia besnoiti strain Bb-Ger1 chromosome IV, whole genome shotgun sequence genome contains a region encoding:
- a CDS encoding transporter, cation channel family protein (encoded by transcript BESB_051420), translating to MQLLKWSSRATEASRGACAAEDAAGDGAVDGPEGPLSLGESVCYLFTLTLICCYDAVARLVSSPFKWLNERIVSYDIDRPDAIVDFIRFILMEEGLEDASTASALPAPGVRRKREQSSVGGGSRQPVDSHREPRLFAGRACGYASQAPDERNSMEGVRIVVRSLLACTRSLVLLSAFLSLVFVMFALIFSRIMRVGYVPPDNPNEVLYTFQTFFEASIGVFVLATNEGWPLLLSRLLDRNPTQQVALSVLVFLFISAVSIFGVKMCVGIIVDASRRKKARMEMEGSLLSATVHKWIEIQELLFNSALQHGDTMPDFTGVDSKRLAMARKKAAALITSGCFRMAAAVHTCLCCLLLFFYGPWYDMTLGPHRQGRRLELHIAIVCLSAFFFIEIGTRIFARGRLFFREALDILDVVLCCLLAGTFGVGIVLWMGWDWRVDALTSWLLSLRLFRIARFLYRQMPFFQTLFTTISRVMKSFLSVLTLLGLSIFFFAIWGVVLFSGAPVETYFNRHANFKMLPRAVMALIGSCTGEDWHMILQQLRMHYTATDQKLLRVTVVVFFISFIVLVFFILMDLFTTAVLDEYMDTVKDENLWKISCQKRVLIERWNPKNELSTNYKSLTDMIALLRTIDQPMGIKHRFHPDEKRQKVLKYIAKYGLPVYAGARVHLRDVVLNCAKRACEFHAMSHGVMDMQDGQVELNPRLISSWMGKFPELAHVETRYDLRHHLAAETLQSWFRRQRMRLHGKLANPEWCAARFVSFVMESRTAHLRRPSGRAGHRASQIDRRYSGVARRRSWRRSRVDSAAGSSQLSATASGGSSEALPQPERLHLRGAGGSDQVRMSLPESISTRGSVPGSSSNSRRGSIMTGTDVDLVPRVLFESCMLVPEGTTTKETSSRERLSARSASRSDSLPQVASVESSPSDRHLTTCITTHLSQSEDP from the exons ATGCAGCTGCTCAAGTGGTCATCGAGAGCAActgaggcctcgcgcggggcTTGCGCTGCGGAAG ATGCCGCTGGGGACGGCGCCGTGGACGGGCCTGAAGGGCCCCTGTCCCTCGGCGAGTCCGTCTGCTACCTCTTCACGCTTACGCTGATATGTTGCTACGACGCGGTCGCTCGGCTGGTATCCTCGCCTTTCAAGTGGCTGAACGAGCGAATCGTGTCCTACGACATCGACCGCCCTGACGCGATCGTGGACTTCATCCGCTTCATCCTCATGGAGGAAGGCCTCGAGGATGCGTCAACGGCGAGTGCCTTGCCGGCTCCCGGCGTGCGCCGAAAGCGCGAACAAAGCTCGGTGGGGGGGGGATCTCGGCAGCCAGTCGACTCCCACCGCGAGCCTCGCCTTTTTGCGGGGCGGGCCTGTGGCTACGCTTCTCAGGCGCCTGACGAGCGCAACAGC ATGGAGGGCGTCCGCATCGTGGTCCGCTCGCTTCTGGCTTGCACACGAAGTCTCGTGCTTCTCTCGGCCTTCTTGAGCCTGGTCTTTGTCATGTTTGCGCTCATTTTCTCTCGGATCATGCGCGTCGGCTACGTGCCGCCGGACAACCCCAACGAGGTCCTGTATACGTTCCAGACTTTCTTTGAAGCCTCGAtaggcgtcttcgtcctcgccacCAACGAGGgctggccgctgctgctctccaGGCTCCTCGACCGCAATCCCACCCAGCAAGTCGCTCTGTCggttctcgtcttcctcttcatctcgGCAGTCTCGATCTTCGGGGTCAAGATGTGCGTGGGCATCATCGTTGACGCGTcccggaggaagaaggctcGCATGGAGATGGAAGGAAGTCTGCTCAGCGCGACGGTACACAAGTGGATTGAAATTCAGGAGCTCCTCTTCAACTCGGCGCTCCAGCACGGCGACACCATGCCAGACTTCACCGGGGTCGACAGCAAACGGCTCGCGATGGCAAGGAAGAAAGCTGCTGCACTGATAACAAGCGGATGCTTCAGAATGGCCGCTGCCGTCCATACGTGCCtgtgctgtctccttcttttcttctaCGGCCCGTGGTACGACATGACACTCGGGCCCCATCGGCAGGGCCGACGACTTGAGCTCCACATCGCCATTGTGTGtctttctgctttctttttCATCGAAATCGGTACGAGAATCTTtgctcgcggccgtctgtTTTTTCGCGAGGCGTTGGACATCCTCGACGTTGTTCTTTGCTGCCTGCTCGCTGGGACCTTTGGCGTTGGCATCGTTTTGTGGATGGGGTGGGACTGGCGCGTGGACGCACTGACCTCCTGGCTCCTAAGTTTACGCCTCTTCCGGATCGCGCGCTTCCTATACCGCCAGATGCCCTTTTTCCAGACGTTATTTACAACGATCTCGCGAGTTATGAAGAGCTTCCTCAGCGTGCTTACGCTTCTGGGCCTCTcgattttcttcttcgccatcTGGGGGGTCGtcctcttcagcggcgcCCCAGTAGAAACGTACTTCAATCGCCACGCAAACTTCAAAATGCTGCCGAGGGCCGTGATGGCGCTGATAGGCAGCTGCACTGGCGAGGACTGGCACATGAttcttcagcagctgcggatgcACTACACCGCGACAGACCAGAAACTGCTCCGCGTGACAGTTGTGGTCTTCTTCATTTCCTTCATCGTCCTCGTTTTTTTCATCCTCATGGATCTCTTCACCACCGCTGTCCTCGACGAATACATGGACACAGTGAAGGACGAGAACTTGTGGAAGATTTCGTGTCAGAAACGCGTCTTGATTGAACGCTGGAACCCCAAGAACGAGCTCAGCACGAACTACAAAAGCCTCACTGACATGATCGCCCTCCTGAGGACGATCGACCAGCCAATGGGCATAAAGCACCGTTTTCACCCCGATGAGAAACGGCAGAAAGTGCTCAAGTACATCGCCAAATACGGCCTTCCAGTCTACGCTGGGGCGCGAGTCCATCTTCGGGACGTGGTTCTCAACTGCGCCAAGCGAGCGTGCGAATTCCACGCCATGAGTCACGGCGTCATGGACATGCAGGACGGCCAGGTCGAGCTGAATCCGCGCCTCATCAGCAGTTGGATGGGGAAGTTTCCCGAGCTTGCCCACGTGGAGACCAGGTACGACCTTCGCCACCACttggccgcggagacgctccaGAGCTGGTTCCGAAGACAGCGCATGCGACTCCACGGAAAGCTCGCGAACCCAGAGTGGTGCGCCGCTCGGTTTGTGTCTTTCGTGATGGAGAGTCGAACGGCCCACCTCCGCCGgccgagcggccgcgcagggcacCGCGCAAGCCAGATCGATCGTAGATACAGTGGggtcgcgaggcggcgcagttGGCGGCGGTCTCGAGTGGACTCTGCAGCTGGAAGctcgcagctctctgcgACAGCGTCTGGCGGCAGCTCGGAAGCCCTGCCGCAGCCAGAGAGACTTCATCTTAGGGGGGCAGGCGGGTCAGACCAGGTCAGAATGAGCTTGCCAGAGTCCATTTCGACGCGTGGAAGCGTTCCCGGGTCGAGCTCCAACAGCCGCCGGGGAAGCATCATGACAGGCACCGACGTTGACCTCGTgccccgcgtcctcttcgagTCCTGCATGCTGGTACCTGAGGGCACGACCACAAAGGAAACCAGCTCGAGAGAACGTCTCAGCGCACGCTCTGCCAGTCGAAGCGATAGTCTGCCGCAAGTTGCGTCAGTGGAGAGCTCCCCGAGTGACCGCCACCTCACAACATGCATCACTACCCACCTTTCACAGTCAGAAGATCCCTGA
- a CDS encoding rhoptry protein ROP18 (encoded by transcript BESB_051430) → MRRAGALLRRKLPAYFSGLRTRIRNWWRGMPDVVRFQPEEPGDALVARLLAELRGIGGRPQDIKWEHGAFDDCVSSTSFPPDAPVQVVSEITGSSRTFVRGPPLGRGGFGIVFLARDVETNEEVVLKAAIKDGVLAETIPADVQKEAFFYRQLRGVKTPEDAHLHLRLLVAADVVKVAHAPAIKLCGAGMSQPRRWVPNLFLVMPKAETDLERLTTTSFEEGPTVSESELGRAARLQLSIGIIQTVANLHDQGLVHVDIKPGNFVVMSDGRLFLSDYGSCEKLGTVRKEVGTTEGYLPPEKDKFGGVRYAQAFDAWQVGLSLYMLWCKDRPEGFGRVLVLDFSKCPVDPPEAIKDLIRWFLQKDEGLRMLPLRAMRTRRFRQIKKEVERSLRHFAIQPPLETGEETQSVKLEQASLAEATERPGERGMTDTMSTGVEA, encoded by the coding sequence ATGCGCCGTGCTGGAGCACTTTTGCGGCGCAAACTCCCAGCATACTTTTCCggtctgcggacgcgcatTCGCAACTGGTGGAGGGGCATGCCAGATGTTGTGAGATTCCAGCCGGAAGAGCCGGGAGATGCCCTTGTCGCTCGTCTACTGGCTGAATTGCGCGGGATAGGCGGGCGGCCTCAAGACATCAAATGGGAGCACGGAGCTTTCGACGACTGCGTGTCTTCAACCTCCTTTCCTCCTGATGCCCCGGTACAGGTTGTCTCAGAAATTACGGGAAGCTCCAGGACGTTTGTGCGAGGTCCGCCTCTCGGGAGAGGCGGCTTTGGCATCGTGTTCTTAGCACGAGACGTAGAGACCAATGAGGAGGTTGTTCTGAAGGCTGCTATCAAGGACGGGGTCCTTGCGGAAACGATCCCAGCCGATGTGCAGAAGGAAGCATTTTTCTACCGTCAGCTTCGAGGTGTGAAAACGCCAGAGGATGCTCACTTGCATCTAAGGCTCCTAGTTGCCGCCGACGTTGTGAAGGTTGCACACGCTCCAGCGATCAAGCTGTGCGGGGCGGGAATGTCGCAGCCTAGACGGTGGGTCCCCAACTTGTTTCTTGTCATGCCGAAGGCAGAGACTGACCTGGAACGGCTTACAACAACATCATTTGAAGAAGGCCCCACTGTCAGCGAGAGTGAGCTCGGCCGCGCTGCACGCTTGCAGCTGAGCATCGGCATCATTCAAACGGTGGCCAACCTCCACGACCAGGGATTAGTTCATGTCGACATCAAGCCAGGAAATTTCGTAGTCATGAGTGACGGGCGACTCTTTCTCAGTGACTATGGCTCATGTGAGAAGCTGGGAACGGTCAGGAAAGAAGTAGGAACGACAGAGGGGTACCTCCCCCCAGAGAAGGACAAGTTTGGAGGGGTTCGTTATGCACAGGCGTTTGACGCGTGGCAAGTCGGTCTATCTCTGTACATGCTTTGGTGCAAGGACAGGCCTGAAGGGTTTGGCCGTGTACTGGTTTTGGATTTTAGCAAGTGTCCTGTGGATCCGCCAGAGGCAATCAAGGACCTCATTCGGTGGTTCCTACAAAAGGACGAGGGGCTCCGGATGCTGCCTTTGCGTGCCATGCGAACTCGGCGGTTTCGCCAGATAAAGAAGGAGGTTGAGCGGTCGCTGCGACATTTCGCCATACAGCCTCCATTAGAaacaggcgaagagacgcagtcGGTGAAACTAGAGCAGGCGTCTTTGGCGGAGGCTACGGAACGTCCTGGGGAACGTGGAATGACGGATACGATGTCGACAGGCGTCGAGGCGTAG